Proteins encoded together in one Benincasa hispida cultivar B227 chromosome 1, ASM972705v1, whole genome shotgun sequence window:
- the LOC120078340 gene encoding transcription termination factor MTERF5, chloroplastic-like, with translation MYALRPSFSVSSRLNPPSFLRIHPFLYYFFSSSSSSSHTQSSASNAIVVQYLIDTFQLSPARAASIMSCRRGLQSTEKPQSVYKYLSDLGFSDAHIRSAIRLAPQIAFSNIEKTLKPKIEFFQNLGLVGSDLSKFISRHSTLLTVSLEKKLMPSVEILKNILPKDNCNDDLLLVIRRWSDRLMRTPCKRLSININYLQSCGIVDSQLLMLLKRQSSLFGRSESRLKDIVSVVVEIGFSTNTRMFVHGLHAISSVSKVTLKKKVELICSFGITEKECMRMFTSAPVLIRTSIGKLKLGLEFFMNEAKVSKSDIVGSPACLMHAMQGRVLPRYRVLQIVKSKRLMKKHPKFILTLGMSDEDFLDRFVCRFPDNMKDLLVAYRGNSVSAK, from the coding sequence ATGTACGCTCTGAGACCATCATTCTCTGTTTCCTCTCGCCTTAATCCTCCTTCCTTCCTCCGAATTCATCCATTCCTGtattatttcttctcttcttcttcttcttcttcccacaCCCAATCCTCTGCTTCAAATGCAATCGTCGTCCAATACCTCATCGATACCTTCCAACTCTCCCCTGCCAGAGCGGCGTCGATTATGAGCTGCCGTAGAGGCCTTCAATCGACGGAAAAGCCTCAATCCGTTTACAAATATCTTTCAGACCTTGGATTCTCCGATGCCCACATTCGATCGGCGATTCGACTCGCGCCGCAGATCGCGTTTTCTAACATTGAGAAAACCCTGAAGCCAAAGATCGAGTTCTTCCAGAATCTTGGCTTGGTCGGCTCCGATTTGAGTAAGTTCATCTCAAGGCATTCTACGCTTTTGACTGTTAGTTTGGAGAAGAAATTGATGCCCAGTGTTGAGATTCTTAAGAATATTTTACCTAAGGATAATTGTAATGACGATCTCCTACTAGTTATCCGGCGATGGTCTGATAGGCTTATGAGAACCCCATGTAAAAGATTGtctataaatattaattacttaCAAAGTTGTGGGATTGTTGATTCTCAACTCCTTATGTTACTGAAGAGGCAATCTTCACTTTTCGGTAGGAGTGAATCTCGACTTAAAGATATTGTTTCTGTGGTTGTAGAAATTGGGTTTTCTACCAATACTAGAATGTTTGTTCATGGACTTCATGCTATCAGTAGTGTAAGTAAGGTGACCTTAAAGAAGAAAGTGGAGCTGATTTGTAGCTTCGGAATAACTGAGAAAGAATGCATGAGAATGTTTACTTCTGCTCCTGTTTTGATAAGGACTTCCATTGGTAAGCTTAAGCTTGGTCTAGAATTTTTCATGAATGAGGCCAAAGTCAGCAAATCAGATATTGTTGGTAGCCCTGCTTGTTTGATGCACGCAATGCAGGGGAGGGTGCTCCCTCGTTATAGAGTTCTACAGATTGTGAAGTCGAAGAGGCTAATGAAGAAGCACCCGAAATTTATCCTCACATTGGGGATGTCTGATGAGGATTTCTTGGATAGATTCGTGTGTAGGTTTCCTGATAATATGAAGGATTTGTTGGTGGCCTATAGAGGTAATTCTGTGAGTGCTAAGTAG
- the LOC120070267 gene encoding LOW QUALITY PROTEIN: transcription factor TGA1-like (The sequence of the model RefSeq protein was modified relative to this genomic sequence to represent the inferred CDS: inserted 1 base in 1 codon), translated as MFMFELTNYPKYTAFPIQISSSSIPGRMGLYEPIHHIGMWGETFRTNANLDPPSSFIIEADTKLENQSDDASLGSLGDPHVFDQDDTKRIDKIQRRLAQNREAARKSRLRKKAYIKQLETSRLKLIQLEQELEKARQQGLLAGSRFDNNQLGLSGTTNSGISAFESEYEQWVEEQNRQICDLRTAVHADITDIELRILVENAMRHYFKFFRMKAKAAKADVSYIMSGMWKTSAERLFLWIGGFRPSELLKVLIPQLETLTEQQISETGSLRKSCLQAEDALRQGMEKLQQNLFDSVVAGQLGEGSHPLQMTAAMERLEALISFVNQADHLRXETLQQMTKILTTRQSAQGLLTLGEFFQRLRALSSLWD; from the exons ATGTTTATGTTTGAGCTCACTAATTATCCAAAATACACTGCTTTTCcaatccaaatttcttcttcttctattccag GAAGGATGGGATTGTATGAACCTATCCACCATATTGGAATGTGGGGAGAAACTTTTAGAACCAATGCCAATTTAGATCCACCATCCTCCTTTATTATTGAAGCTGATACCAAGCTAGAAAATCAG TCCGATGATGCTTCTCTCGGCTCACTTGGAGATCCACATGTATTTGATCAAGATGATACCAAACGCATTGATAAG ATTCAAAGACGCCTGGCACAAAATCGGGAAGCAGCTCGCAAAAGTCGCTTGCGGAAAAAG GCTTATATTAAGCAATTGGAAACAAGCCGCTTAAAACTCATTCAATTGGAGCAAGAGCTTGAAAAGGCAAGACAACAA GGTCTCTTGGCTGGATCCCGATTTGATAATAACCAGTTGGGTTTATCAGGAACCACAAATTCAG GCATCTCTGCATTTGAATCAGAGTATGAGCAATGGGTGGAGGAGCAGAACAGGCAGATTTGCGATCTGAGGACTGCTGTGCATGCCGATATTACTGATATCGAGCTTCGAATACTCGTAGAAAATGCAATGAGACACTACTTTAAATTTTTTCGCATGAAAGCTAAAGCTGCAAAAGCCGATGTCTCTTACATAATGTCAGGCATGTGGAAAACATCAGCCGAAAGACTTTTCTTATGGATAGGAGGATTTCGCCCTTCAGAACTTCTCAAG GTTTTGATACCTCAACTGGAGACATTAACTGAACAACAAATTTCGGAAACTGGTAGCCTTAGGAAATCTTGTCTACAAGCAGAAGATGCTCTTAGACAAGGTATGGAAAAACTACAACAAAATCTATTTGATAGCGTAGTGGCTGGTCAGCTGGGAGAAGGAAGTCATCCTCTACAAATGACTGCTGCAATGGAGAGATTAGAAGCGCTCATTAGCTTTGTGAATCAG GCTGACCATCTAC CAGAAACATTGCAACAGATGACAAAAATTCTAACGACTCGACAATCTGCTCAAGGCCTTCTTACTCTCGGGGAGTTTTTCCAACGACTCCGAGCATTGAGCTCGCTTTGGGACTAA